In Coraliomargarita sinensis, the genomic stretch GCCGACCGGAAGATAGTTCACCTCGACTTCAATCAGGTCCTCCACCGCCCCGACGCGACCCTCGGGCGCCCGGACCTCCAGCAGGGCGAGTTTATCGAGTCCGCTGTAGACCTGGGGCATCCGGAAACGGGCCACCTTCTCCCCGATCTCCGCCTCGCGGCCGACGCTCTTGATGATCCGGGCGCCCCCACGTGCGCGAACGATGATTTCGATGTCCGTCGCGGCAACATTGAGGGCGTCACCCAGCTCGCCGGCAAAGATGCGGGGCAAATCGTCCGCGTTTTCCACGAAGTAGGTATTCCCCTGCCCGGCTTCGGCCAGTGTTGTCATGATATCTTCGTTGAAGCCCAGGCCGAGCCCGACGGTGCTGATGACCATGTCCTCGCCGGCGAGAGCACGGCCGAGCGCGCGGAAATCAGCGACTTTCGACGGGCCCCGATTGGCCAGCCCGTCGGAGAGCAGGATCATCCGGCTGATGTAGCCAGCGTCCTCGTAGCGGCGCAGCTCGGCAGCGGCCTGATTGAGCCCGGCGTAGATCGCGGTATTCCCGCGGGAGGTGACCCCGCGAATCCTGCGTTTAATCTCGGCGATGTTCTCGCGGGTGGCGAACTGACTGGGGGCGAGGGTATCGACCTCGTGATCATAGATAATGACAGAGACCCGGTCGCGCGGTCCGAGACTGCCGACGGCCACCTCGGCGGCCTGAATGGCCTCTTCGATCTTTTGTCCGCTCATGGATCCCGACCGGTCCAGAACAAGGCTGAGGTTGACGGGTGGCCGCTCCCGGTCCGAGTGGACGATCTCGGGACGAATCTTGATTTGGACGACCACATCCTCCGTCTGGTTGGCCGGCACGACCGGACGGTCGAGCGCGGCATCCACGTGAAGGATTTCGGTATAGCCCTTGGCACTCGCCATGGCGGTCAGGCCACAGGCGAATGCGAGGCTGAAGAGAACTCTTTTGATGAATGTTTTCATTAATTTCCTTGGTTGGTGATCATGCGTGATTGCAGCCGTAGAATACCAAGTCGCGCGCCGGAAGTCGTCATCCCCGCGTAAAATGATTGTCAGGATTTTGTCATGGATGGGGCACCATTTCCGTAGGGGTGCTGCTTTGCGGCACCCGCGAGCGTTGTGTGGCGGTAAGGCTTGAGATGGGGCTGTCGAACGCTAGGGACTTCCCGAGGAAAGCCCCTAGCTATGCCTGCGCCATTCCACTTGACCCACTACAACCAAGGTTTAACACCTCTTGACTTCCTTCGCTCTTTCAAACCTCCCACCCGCCTTCGCACCTTTCACCTTCCCACCTTCGCACCTTTCCACCTTCGCACCTTTCCACCTTCGCACCTTTCCACCTTCGCACCTTTCCACCTTCGCACCTTTCCACCTTCGTACCTTTCCACCTTCGTACCTTTCACCTTCGTACCTTTCACCTTTAACCTTCCCACCCAATGACAGCTCCCACCGCATCCAACGATAGCCTCATGGAAGAACTCGTCGGCCTGTGCAAGCGCCGCGGCTTCATCTTTCCCTCCTCCGAAATCTATGGGGGCTATAACGGCTTTTACGACTACGGCCCGCTCGGGGTGGAACTGCGCAACAACATCAAGAACGCCTGGTGGCGTGACTTCGTGCAACGCCGCGACGACGTGGTCGGGTTGGACTCCAGTATCATCATGCACCCGAGGATCTGGAAGGCCTCCGGTCACGTGGACGGCTTCTCCGATCCGATGGTGGATTGCAAGGAAAGCAAGCGACGCTATCGCGCCGACCAACTGTTTTCCGCGCCCGTAGTGCTTGACGGAGAGCCCTGCGGCTACATCGCCTATGTCGAAGGCGCCGACGAAGCCAGCATCATCAAGCAGGCAAAGAAACTGCGCGACTTGCTCGACAGGAAACAGTCGAAACTGGACGAAGCACAACTCCTGAACAGCGCGACGGAATTTACCGAAGTCGATGAGGTCGTCCGAGAGAAGACTCTCGGCCCGGACGCCGCCAAGATCGGGACCCTGACCGCGCCGCGTGAATTTAAACTGATGTTCGAGACCAAGGTGGGCCCGCTGGCGGACGACTCCGCCGTGGCCTACCTTCGCCCGGAAACCGCCCAGGGCATCTTTGCCAACTACAAGAACGTGGTCGATACCGGCCGCGTCAAAATCCCCTTCGGGATCGCCCAGATCGGCAAGGCCTTCCGCAACGAGATCACCCCGCGCAATTTCATCTTCCGCTCCCGCGAGTTCGAACAGATGGAGATCGAGTATTTCATCGCGCCCGAGGCCGACTGGAAGCAGCTCCACCGCGAGTGGCTCGACCTGTGCATCGACTGGCTGGTCTCGATCGGCCTGCCCCGCGAGTCCATCACCGAAGACGTCCACCCCCAGGAGAAACTCGCTTTCTACTCCCAGGCCACCACCGACCTCATGTTCCATTTCCCACACGGCGAGCAGGAACTCTGGGGAATTGCCTGCCGGTCCGACTACGATCTCAAGCAACACCAGGAGCACTCCGGTAAGAGCATGGAGATTTTCGACGAGGCCAGCAAAAGCAAGTTTGTCCCGCACGTGATCGAGCCCTCGCTCGGCGTGGACCGGACCCTGCTGGCGGTGCTCACCGCCGCCTACTGCGAGGACGAAGTGCCCAATGACAAAGGCAAGGTCGAGACACGTACCCTGCTGAAATTCAGCCCACGCGTGGCCCCCTACAAGGCGGCCGTATTCCCGCTGCTCAAGAACAAGCCCGAGCTGGTCGAGCGTGCGGAGGCCCTTTATAAAAAGCTACAGCGCCGCTGGAATGTCTTCTACGATGCCTCCGGTGCCATCGGCCGCCGCTACCGCCGTCAGGACGAGATCGGCACCCCGTTTGGCATCACCATCGACTTCGATACGATTGAAAAGGACGGTACTGTCACCCTGCGCGACCGGGATACCTGCGAGCAGCGCCGCGTCAGCGAAGACGAACTGATCGACTTCCTCGAAGAACAGATCGAAGGGTAAAGGAATCGCGCCCTACTCTCCGACAGCTTTTACTCCGGGCTCGAAGAGTGAGAGATCGTCTTCGTAAACTTTCAGCCGTTCGACGACTTCAGCTTTTCGCGAGGGGCTGGCCGTCAGGTAGAGCTCGGTGCCTTCCTCGCTCTCCAGGCCCATCCAGAGTTTAACACTGTTGTAGTGTGGAAGAAGCCAGCCGAGCGCCTCGTGCATTTCACTCCCGTCGGTGGGTAGTTCGTAAAAGTCCGCGGTGCTGTCACTGTGTGACCAGGAGACTGATGGCGGATTGTCGAGTAAGGCAGGCACGGTAAGAGATCTAGAGCTTGGCAGAAGCCTGACAAGCTCTCAGAGATCTCCCCGCGTAATTCAATCTTTTTTCACGCGGATCAGGGTAAATCATTCAGAAAGTGCGATCCGTTTGACCACCTCCGCAGCGAGGAAAAACCCTACCGCCCCGGTAACGAAAGTCGCCGAGCCAAAACCGGCATCGCAATTCAACCGGTAGTCGGTACCCGGCTCCCGCTCGCAGGCCACCGAACCATCGGCTTGGGGATAGACCGGCAGTTCGTCGGAATAGACACAGTCGACCTTAAACTTCTGGCGGGAAAGTCTGGGGAAGCCGTATTCGCGGCGGAGCTTTTTGCGCACCTGCAGGAGCAGCGGGTCGTTAATGGTGCGGGAAAGGTCCTGAATCCTGATCCGCGCGGGATCAATACATCCGCCGGCCCCGCCGCAGGTGATGAGCTTGAGCCCGCGTTTGCGCGCCTCGGCAATAAGCAGGCATTTGTGCTTGGTCGCGTCGATGGCGTCGACGATGTAGTCGTATTGCGGGGCCAACAGGCGATCCATCGTCTTCTCGGTGAAAAAGACCTCCTCGCAAGTCACCTCGCACTCGGGCGCGATGTGCTTCACGCGTTCGGCCAGGGCCGAAGCCTTGGTCCGGCCGATCGTGCCGTCCATGGCATGAATCTGACGGTTCACATTACTCAGGCAGACCTCGTCCATATCGACGAGCGTCAGCGAGCCGATCCCCGAACGGGCCAGGGCCTCCACCACCCAGGAGCCGACACCGCCGAGCCCGACCACGCAGACGTGACCCTCACGAAGGCGCGCCAAGCCATCGACTCCGTAAAGTCGGCCAATCGCACTAAAACGTGTTTCGTAATCGGGCATGCCGTTGTTGGGTGGTTGAGTCGTGAGTGGTTGAGTCGTGAGTGGTTGAGTCGTGAGTGGTTGAGTCGTCATACTCCTTTAGGACTTAGGGAAAAGATATAAAACCTGAACGTTGCTCCATTTTAAACGCAGATTCATTAACGCCCATTCACGGTTCAACTCATTTTTAACTTAAATTTCCTCTTCACTCTCACCGCATCCGCTCCCACCCTTTCTCTATGGCCAAACTGACTGATATAGTAGAATTCTGCGACCAGCGTGTACGCAAGTCGGAGATCAAGGACTTCGACGGAGCCTGCAACGGCTTACAGGTGGAGAACATTGGCGAGGTGACGAAGATCGGTGCCGCCGTCGATGCCGGACAGCGGCCCTTCGAAGCCGCGATAGCCGCGAAGATTGATTTTCTCATCTGCCACCACGGAATGTTCTGGTCGCCCCCGGTGCCGCTCACCGGAATTCGCTACGAAAAGGTGAAGACGGCAATCGATGGCAACCTGGCGGTTTATGGCGCCCACCTGCCGCTCGACTGCCATGCCGAAATCGGGAACAATGCACTTCTCGCGAAAGAACTCGGCTTGGAGCGCCTCGGCTCTTTCCTCGCTTACGAGGGCAATGACATGGCAACCATTGCGAGCGGGCCCGCAAACGGGCGCGCGGAACTCTCCGAAAAATTAAAGGCGCTCTTCCCCGACACGTATCAGGGAATTGAATACGGAAGCGAGAAGCCCGAGCGCATTGGCATTCTTACCGGTAGCGGTCAGAGTGCGGTGCCCCACCTCAAAGCCAACGGCCTGGACACTCTGATCACGGGAGAACTGCGCCAGCATCATTTCAATATGGCTCAGGAACTTGGGCTTAACCTCTACCCCTGCGGACATTATGCGACGGAGGTTTTCGGGGTAAAGGCACTGGCCGCCGAAGTGGCGGAGAAGTTCGGGCTCGAATGGGAGTTTATCGAACAGCCTTGTCTGCTCTGATGCGCTTTTGAGGCAGATCCGGAGGTCAGCGTTCCCGGGAGGCTTTCTCGGAACTTTGACAATCATTCGCCAGTCCGTCGTGAAAACAGGCGAGACGCCTGTTCTACATCAAGCGGCCCACATCGATCCGCGGATTAACATGCGGCGTTGCCAATTCCGGGAAATCCGCTAGTGATCAGCTATGAAAACATTTGTTCTGCCCGCATTTCTGCTCGTGCTCGCTGTTCTCCCCGGCTGCATCAGCCCGACCAGTTACGACTACGAACAGGCGGCGCTGGAGGAGATGTCGAACTACAAAACGTTCACGATTGATAGCCGGGAGACGCGCAGCAATTATCAGGATGTTGTCCTCAGCCCGATCGTGGATCGCCGTATCGAGCGTGCCATCCAGAGGGAATTAACCGCCAAGGGCTTCGAGTCCGTTTCCGCGAACCCGGATTTTCGGGTGACCTTCAATACGGTCACAAAAACACGGACCGAAATTAACGATTTTGGTCCGCCGCCGTTCCGCCGACATCCTTACTACGGCTACTCCGGCCGGCACCTCGACATCGATGAATACGAAGAGGGCACCTTCCTGATCAACATCGTGGACCGTGCGAGCAAGCAGCTGGTTTGGCGCGGGGCTTACGTCAAGCGACTCGGCTGGAGCGCCCCGGATGAAGCCGAAGTGCAAAAAATCGTCAGTTCCATCCTCGCAGGATTCCCTCCTGAGCAGCCCGGGGGCTGAAATACTTCGGCCACACCCCGCCTGCTGCCGGGCGCTCAGGGTTTAATGGTGGGGCAGTACATTCCTGTACTGATTGTAAGGCCTGCTGCGTGAAGCACAGGCGGACAAGAATGTCCGCCCTCCGACAACGCCACTCCGGCCGACTCACTTTTTACCTTCACACTTTCACACCTTTATACATTCATATCTGCCATGCTTGTTCACACTGTATTATTCTGGCTCAAAGAAGACCTCGATGAGGCGCAAAAAGCGGATTTCCGCAAAGGCGTTGAAAGCCTGCAAAAGATCGACAGTGCGGAGGCGGTTTACGTCGGCACGGCCTCTGCCACGCCGGACCGCCCGGTGATCGACAGTAGTTATGATATCTGCCTAACCGTTATCCTTAAGGACATCCCCTCGCACGACGCCTATCAGGCCGACCCGATTCACCAGGAGTTCATTGGCAAATACAAAGACTTCTGGGAAACGGTAAAAATCTACGACGCGGATTAATGAAGGAGGTCGCTCTGCTGTGCCGCTTGCCGGGCGCCTGTTGCGATCGTGCCCCGAAGATGACACACCAAACCTTTTTGGTGGGCGTCCGACCAACCGGCACTCCACGAAGTCAGGCATGAACGCTTCATTTTAGCCTCTCCTCTAATGCTCGACCAGTTCTTCAATCAACTTGCCGAGACCTCACCGGTCGAGTGGCTGGCGATGGTTGTCGGCATAAGCGGTGTCTGGCTGAGTATCAAAGAAAAGATCGCTGCCTGGCCCTGTTTCATTACCTGCTACAGCTGCTACGTCTATATCAGCTACGACTACGGCTTGCACGCGTTCATGGGAATGAACATCGCCTTCATCGCGATTTCCCTCTATGGCTTTTGGAAATGGGCACGGAACAAGGAAGGGGCCGAGGACCGACTCCCCATCACCCACACAAAGAAAGCACACTGCCCGCTGGTCGGACTCTTCCTGCTGCTTGGCACCCTCGGCATCGGCTGGTGGCTCGGATCGGGGAGAGAGGCCAACCTGCCATATCTGGATGCTTTTGCCACCTGTTGTGGCTTCGTGGCGCAATGGATGCTGAGCCGCAAACATATCGAAACCTGGTTCTTCTGGATCCTGTCCGATTTGGTTTATCTGGGTATTTTCATTCAGGGACCCTCCTGGCCCAGCGTTATTCTGTTCAGCGTGTTCATCATTCTGGCCGTTAAAGGCTGGAAAGAGTGGAAACCTCTGATTCCTTAAGGGGGCAAGATGAGTAAGACTTTCAAGTGGACGATACCGGAAGTCGGGCTTTCCCGGGCGGAGCAAGAAGAGCATCGAAGTTACAAGCCCGCGAATCGAAGCATACACACTAATCAGGCAACTCCACTCAGAAAGTCGGAATTAAAATTCCTGAAAGAGTGGGGTGTGAAGCGACAACTCGGCCGGAAGGCCTACTACCAAAAACTGCTGCTGCGCTCTTGCCTGGCGGTGAGTCTTTTCACCGGCTTTTTCCTTTTATTTAAAGTCCTCGGAGTAATCGATGATGGAACAACCATCTACACGACCGGGACTATGTTGGCCCTGGGAGTGAACATCGCACCGGCGATCCACTCATGGAAGAACAATGAACAACGCTACGAAAAGCTTTTGGAGCGCCTGGAAGAGACAAAACAATGATACGAGTCGTTATAACGGGTGCGGAATGCACCGGAAAAACCACCCTGGCCACGGCACTCTCCGGCTATTACGGGAAACCGTGGACCCCTGAATACGTCAGGCAATATGTGGATACCATCTCCCGCGAACTAGAACGCAGCGATCTTGAACCGATTGCCGAGGGGCAGATTGCCGTAGAAGACCATGCACTGGAACTGACGAACGAGCTTGTTCTCCACGACACGAACCTGCTTTCCTCCATCCTCTACGCGAATCATTATTTCGGTGAGCAAATCGATTGGGTGAACGAACATTTCTTGAGTCGCGACTATACGCTCTACCTGCTCTGTTCGCCCGAAGGGATCGCATGGCAACCCGATCCGGGACAACGCGACAGCCCGGAGGCCCGCGCCGAGCTGCATAGAAAGTTCAAGGAGAGCCTGAAGACGCTGGACCTTCCTTACCTCGAACTCAGTGGCACCGAAGAGGCCCGTTTCGGCGAAGCGGTCCTGGCGATCGATAAATTGCTCAAATAACAGAGGGCCCGTAGGCAAAAATTTGCTTCAATTAAGTTGTCTTGCCGGGCCGATCCTGCACAGCTTATGACCATGCAAGTCCACGCCCGTATCTCCAAAGAATGGCGCCGCCGCATGTTGTTCATGTTCGCTATGCTGTTCGGTTGCGCTCTCTGGTTCCTCACTGACGGCTACATTATCTGGCCGAAGGAAGCGGAACGCTACGAAGCCTACGCCGAGATTCGGGACGAGATGCTCGATTCCGGGAAAGCGGAGAACGAAGAGAGCGAGGAATTGCGCATCGCCTGGAAGCGCTATGCCCGCGAGGCCGATGTGAGTGAAAAAATCCCGAAAGAGCGGACACCCGAAGCCATTCAGGAGCAGCTTGTGATCGGCTGGTTTTTGATCGCCGTTTCGCTTACCTTTGGGGGCTGGGTGGTGTGGAACCACCGTCTCAGCATTCGAGCCGAGGGCAACACCGTGATCGGAGCGTCCGGCCAGGAAGTTGACCTCGACTCGATCATCGCGACCGACCGAAAAAAGTGGAAGAACAAGGGAATCGCCTACGCTATCTACGAAGAAGGGGGCAAGCAGAAGCGGCTCTGCCTGGACGACCACAAGTTTGCCGGTGCAGAAGAGATCCTTCTTGAAGCCGAACGCCGGATCAAGGCAAGAGCCGGAGAGAGCGAACCGGCGAGCGAGAACGACGCCACGTAGGGGCTTCCCTCGTGGAAGCCCGCGAACGCTCGGCAAACACCGCGCAAGTTCCGGCACAGCCCGCCAGCCTCACGGGTGCCGCACAGCTGCCCCCTACAAAAAAAGCCCCGCCGGACGAACCGACGGGACTTTGAAATCTGTTGAACAGGGCTGATTTTCGGCCTCTGTCTTCCGGCCTCTGAACTTACTCGAAGCTGTGCGCGCCGAGTTTACGCTCGATCTTTTCCGCGCGAAGCGAGACGAGATTCGGCACGCCGTTTTCGTAAGGCACCTGCACCTCACCCTCGATGAGTGGCAGCGCATACTTGTAGAAGTTGTAGTTCATGCTGACGCCGTCTTCGTTGATCCAGCTCTCGGGCAGTTTCTTCACGCCGTTGGCGATCTCGGAAAGCGGAGCGAGTCCGGTTTCGCAAGTGTAACCGTCGCTTTCACCGCGGAGCAGCGTGACCATCTTGTCGGACTCACCGTCGATCGCGGCTTTGACTGCGGCTTGGCCGGCCATGAAGGCCTCGTCGTTGTCGGCCTGCGAGGAGCAGTGCACGGCGGCGCGTTGGGCCATACCGAGCTTCACGGAGCGAGCTTTCACCTGAAGCCCCTCTTCCACGAGTCCGCGGAGATATTCACCTGCGCCGCCCAGTTGGGAGTGGCCGAAGGCATCCGCACCGGCGCTGTCGGTGGAAACGTAGTTTCCGTCGGCATCGACAAGACCCTCGCCGACCACGACGACGCAGTATTTCTCCTTCTGAAGAACGTGCTGCACATCGGAAATAAACTTCTCCTGCGAGAAGGCCACTTCGGGCAGATAGATGAGGTGCGGGGCGGCATTGGGCTCATCACGGCGCTTGGCCAGTGCGGCCCCGGCAGCGATCCAGCCGGCGCTTCGGCCCATCACTTCGATGATTTGAACGAGGTCGTGCTGCCCCATGGCGGCGTTATCCGCGGCGATTTCCTTGACCGTGGTGGCAATGTATTTGATCACGCTGCCGTAGCCGGGCGTGTGGTCTGTCGTGACGAGGTCGTTGTCGATCGTCTTGGGAATACCGATGACGCGGAGATCGTAGCCGCGCTCCTGAGCGAGCTTGGCAATTTTATCCGCGGTATCCTGGGAGTCGTTCCCGCCAGCATAGAAGAAATAACGGATGTTGTGGGCCTCAAAGACCTGAAGCACGCGGTCGAAATCCGACTGCTTCTTAAGCTTGTAGCGGCAGGTGCCGAGTGCGGCGCCGGGCGTGTAGCGCAGGCCGCGGATATTTTGCTGGGACTCAGCGGCGAGATCGATGATTTGCTCGTTGAGGATACCGAGCACACCGTTGAGGCCTCCATAGATTTCTTCGATGCACTCGTGGTTGAGCGCTTCGGTCACGACACCGGCGAGGCTGGCATTGATGACTGATGTAGGGCCGCCGGACTGAGCGACGAGACAGTTTCCTTCAAGTTGTTCTGACATAATCTATTGGTGTTAAAAAGATGGTGGTGTTTGTGTGTCGTTTGCTCTTTCCGAACGCAATACTTAAAGAATTGCCCCGGGCTCGTAGCTGCTGGCAGCGGGGAAGCTTTGCACTTCCTCACGGACCGCTTCGCAAAATTGTGCAACCTGTGTTGCCGCCATTCCGGTCTTGGCCTGGGCATCGGCCACGACGGCGGCCAGTTTCTCTGCGGTTAAGCCCAGGCGCTGGTCAGCGGCCAGGCGGTCCACCAGGTCGTTGTGCATAATCACACCGGAGCGAAGGTCGCGGACAGTGGCCACGGCGTGCTCCTTGATCGCCTCGTGGGCTTCTTCACGGCCGGCACCGGCTTTGACGGCCTCCATCAGCACCGTGGTGGTACTGAGGAACGGGCCGTAGCGCTGGTTTTCCTGATCGATCACCGCCGGATAGACCTCCATCTGGTTCAGGATGGTGATAAACGTATCCAGCAGACCATCGATCGCATAAAAGCTGTCGGGCAAAAAGACGCGACGCACGACGGAGCAGGAGACATCGCCCTCGTTCCACTGGTCGCCGGAAAGTTCGCTGGCCATGGTGAGGTAGCCCTTGAGAATCGCGGCAAACCCGTTGAGGCGCTCACAGCTACGGCTGTTCATCTTGTGCGGCATCGCGGAGGAGCCGACCTGCCCCTTCGCAAAACCTTCGCTGGCCAATTCGTGACCGGCCATAATGCGCAATGTCTTGGCAAAGCTGGACGGACCGGAGGCGAGACGGACAAAGACGGAAACCACTTCGAAATCCAAGCCGCGGGGATAGACCTGCCCGACATTCTCAAGGGATGCCCCCACTCCGAGGTGATCGAGAATGCGGCTTTCGAGTTGGTCGACCTTTTCCAGATCGCCATCAAACAGGGTGAGCAGGTCCATTTGAGTCCCAACCGGACCCTTCAGGCCGCGCACCGGGTAGT encodes the following:
- a CDS encoding glycine--tRNA ligase is translated as MTAPTASNDSLMEELVGLCKRRGFIFPSSEIYGGYNGFYDYGPLGVELRNNIKNAWWRDFVQRRDDVVGLDSSIIMHPRIWKASGHVDGFSDPMVDCKESKRRYRADQLFSAPVVLDGEPCGYIAYVEGADEASIIKQAKKLRDLLDRKQSKLDEAQLLNSATEFTEVDEVVREKTLGPDAAKIGTLTAPREFKLMFETKVGPLADDSAVAYLRPETAQGIFANYKNVVDTGRVKIPFGIAQIGKAFRNEITPRNFIFRSREFEQMEIEYFIAPEADWKQLHREWLDLCIDWLVSIGLPRESITEDVHPQEKLAFYSQATTDLMFHFPHGEQELWGIACRSDYDLKQHQEHSGKSMEIFDEASKSKFVPHVIEPSLGVDRTLLAVLTAAYCEDEVPNDKGKVETRTLLKFSPRVAPYKAAVFPLLKNKPELVERAEALYKKLQRRWNVFYDASGAIGRRYRRQDEIGTPFGITIDFDTIEKDGTVTLRDRDTCEQRRVSEDELIDFLEEQIEG
- the pnuC gene encoding nicotinamide riboside transporter PnuC, with the translated sequence MLDQFFNQLAETSPVEWLAMVVGISGVWLSIKEKIAAWPCFITCYSCYVYISYDYGLHAFMGMNIAFIAISLYGFWKWARNKEGAEDRLPITHTKKAHCPLVGLFLLLGTLGIGWWLGSGREANLPYLDAFATCCGFVAQWMLSRKHIETWFFWILSDLVYLGIFIQGPSWPSVILFSVFIILAVKGWKEWKPLIP
- a CDS encoding Dabb family protein → MLVHTVLFWLKEDLDEAQKADFRKGVESLQKIDSAEAVYVGTASATPDRPVIDSSYDICLTVILKDIPSHDAYQADPIHQEFIGKYKDFWETVKIYDAD
- a CDS encoding tRNA threonylcarbamoyladenosine dehydratase, encoding MTTQPLTTQPLTTQPLTTQPPNNGMPDYETRFSAIGRLYGVDGLARLREGHVCVVGLGGVGSWVVEALARSGIGSLTLVDMDEVCLSNVNRQIHAMDGTIGRTKASALAERVKHIAPECEVTCEEVFFTEKTMDRLLAPQYDYIVDAIDATKHKCLLIAEARKRGLKLITCGGAGGCIDPARIRIQDLSRTINDPLLLQVRKKLRREYGFPRLSRQKFKVDCVYSDELPVYPQADGSVACEREPGTDYRLNCDAGFGSATFVTGAVGFFLAAEVVKRIALSE
- a CDS encoding 6-phosphofructokinase, with the protein product MSEQLEGNCLVAQSGGPTSVINASLAGVVTEALNHECIEEIYGGLNGVLGILNEQIIDLAAESQQNIRGLRYTPGAALGTCRYKLKKQSDFDRVLQVFEAHNIRYFFYAGGNDSQDTADKIAKLAQERGYDLRVIGIPKTIDNDLVTTDHTPGYGSVIKYIATTVKEIAADNAAMGQHDLVQIIEVMGRSAGWIAAGAALAKRRDEPNAAPHLIYLPEVAFSQEKFISDVQHVLQKEKYCVVVVGEGLVDADGNYVSTDSAGADAFGHSQLGGAGEYLRGLVEEGLQVKARSVKLGMAQRAAVHCSSQADNDEAFMAGQAAVKAAIDGESDKMVTLLRGESDGYTCETGLAPLSEIANGVKKLPESWINEDGVSMNYNFYKYALPLIEGEVQVPYENGVPNLVSLRAEKIERKLGAHSFE
- a CDS encoding Nif3-like dinuclear metal center hexameric protein, producing the protein MAKLTDIVEFCDQRVRKSEIKDFDGACNGLQVENIGEVTKIGAAVDAGQRPFEAAIAAKIDFLICHHGMFWSPPVPLTGIRYEKVKTAIDGNLAVYGAHLPLDCHAEIGNNALLAKELGLERLGSFLAYEGNDMATIASGPANGRAELSEKLKALFPDTYQGIEYGSEKPERIGILTGSGQSAVPHLKANGLDTLITGELRQHHFNMAQELGLNLYPCGHYATEVFGVKALAAEVAEKFGLEWEFIEQPCLL
- the purB gene encoding adenylosuccinate lyase, whose product is MESTPNILATRYASGAMRGVWSAEGRVALERDYWIAVLRAQKDLGLNIPAEAVEAYERVKGQINLESINKREAVTRHDVKARIEEFCDLAGYEHIHKGLTSRDLTENVEQLQILRGLEILRTKTLAALVKLADRAEQWKDLVITARTHNVPAQPTTFGKRLAMFGEDLLCAARELDRIVNNYPVRGLKGPVGTQMDLLTLFDGDLEKVDQLESRILDHLGVGASLENVGQVYPRGLDFEVVSVFVRLASGPSSFAKTLRIMAGHELASEGFAKGQVGSSAMPHKMNSRSCERLNGFAAILKGYLTMASELSGDQWNEGDVSCSVVRRVFLPDSFYAIDGLLDTFITILNQMEVYPAVIDQENQRYGPFLSTTTVLMEAVKAGAGREEAHEAIKEHAVATVRDLRSGVIMHNDLVDRLAADQRLGLTAEKLAAVVADAQAKTGMAATQVAQFCEAVREEVQSFPAASSYEPGAIL
- a CDS encoding AAA family ATPase, whose protein sequence is MIRVVITGAECTGKTTLATALSGYYGKPWTPEYVRQYVDTISRELERSDLEPIAEGQIAVEDHALELTNELVLHDTNLLSSILYANHYFGEQIDWVNEHFLSRDYTLYLLCSPEGIAWQPDPGQRDSPEARAELHRKFKESLKTLDLPYLELSGTEEARFGEAVLAIDKLLK
- a CDS encoding vWA domain-containing protein encodes the protein MKTFIKRVLFSLAFACGLTAMASAKGYTEILHVDAALDRPVVPANQTEDVVVQIKIRPEIVHSDRERPPVNLSLVLDRSGSMSGQKIEEAIQAAEVAVGSLGPRDRVSVIIYDHEVDTLAPSQFATRENIAEIKRRIRGVTSRGNTAIYAGLNQAAAELRRYEDAGYISRMILLSDGLANRGPSKVADFRALGRALAGEDMVISTVGLGLGFNEDIMTTLAEAGQGNTYFVENADDLPRIFAGELGDALNVAATDIEIIVRARGGARIIKSVGREAEIGEKVARFRMPQVYSGLDKLALLEVRAPEGRVGAVEDLIEVEVNYLPVGEKIARTQQVSVPITYTGEVEKVVAAARKDIARNVVDNRIAEAKEEAIAHADAGDREMAASSLRGVVGKISADYGFLGDEVVAAPAAEIEEEAEQVERQGLSNAKRKSYRSDSYQLKNQQSVK
- a CDS encoding DUF4136 domain-containing protein, with the translated sequence MKTFVLPAFLLVLAVLPGCISPTSYDYEQAALEEMSNYKTFTIDSRETRSNYQDVVLSPIVDRRIERAIQRELTAKGFESVSANPDFRVTFNTVTKTRTEINDFGPPPFRRHPYYGYSGRHLDIDEYEEGTFLINIVDRASKQLVWRGAYVKRLGWSAPDEAEVQKIVSSILAGFPPEQPGG